The Pseudomonas sp. FeN3W region CTGTATCTGGCTCAGCGTAAACCAATCATTCAAAACCTGCGAAGTGTCGCTTAAGGAGATTCACCATGCTGAAAAAATTCTTCCAAAATACCGTTGATGCCGCCAAGCGTTATGCGCCGTCTTCCCTGACACCTGAAAAGCGCTTTGCCAAAGCAATCATCTCGGCATCTAGCCTGCTGACCATGGCCGATGGGAAAGCCGAAGAAAGCGAAATCGAAGCGGCCAGCACGATCATCTTCGGTCATCGCAGCATCAAGCAGTTCCTGACGCCTGCTGAAGCGCAAGAGATGTACGCGATGCAGATCGAAAAGCTCCAGCAAGCGAACATCAAGGGCAAGGTTCCCTTCTCGCTGGAGGTCAATGGCCTCGTTGCTGAAATCGCTGATTCGGTCGCAGACCGGCAATGGCGTGCTGAAGTGCTTGAATCCGCCAAAATGGTAGGTGAGAGCAACGGCAATGGCCGTCTGGGTGATGATGAGCAAGCCATCCTGAAGAAGCTTCAAACCGCGCTGGCATAAATCAGGCGGGGTGGGTATCGCCCACCCCCCAACAAGGAGATGCAAACATGGCAATTAGCCTAGATAAAATCGAGCGTGAGGCACCTGAGCTACTGAGTCTGGTAAAGACCTCGAAGATCAACCTCGACAAGCATCAGCTGACCGACCACACCGCGCGGGTTGCATTAGTGCTGGATATTTCGGGATCGATGGAAGAGTTGTACCGCAGCGGCAAGGTCGATGAGCTGGTAAAGCGTGCGTTGCCGCTGGGCCTTCAGTTCGATGACGACGGCCAGATTGACGTGTTTGCTTTCGGCAGTAAAGCGTTTGACGCTGGTGAATACGGTTTGAGCAATTACAAGTCATGCGTCAAGACCATCGTCAAGGACTACGGTCTGAATCATGCGACGTATTACGAGACAGCTCTGTCGATGATCGAAAAGAAGTACAAGGGCACTAAGCTGCCGGTGTACGTGATGTTCGTCACCGATGGTGATACCGATGAGAAAGCGAAGGTTGAGCGGGTTATCCGGTCTCTTTCGAAGCAGCCAATTTTCATTCAATTTATTGGGATTGGGACGTCAATAGAGCCCGATCAGAAAGGTGGTCAGACGAGCTCGGGTAAGAAACCTGGTTTTCTCTCCCGCCTGTTTGGTGCAGGCTCAAGCAGCTCATCGAGTGGCTCTCGCAGTTTCAGCGGTGGATTTGACTTCCTGTCGTCGCTGGATGACATGGATGGGCGTGAAGTCGACAACGTCAACTTCTTTGCAATCAAACACCCGACATCCGTCACCGATGAGCGCCTGTACGAGCTTCTGATGAACGAATACCCGCAGTGGCTAAAAGCTGCTCGCGCCAAAGGTATTCTCCGCTAATCAAATGGCGCGCAGCGCCCAAAAGAAGGAAATTGCAACATGGCTATTGATCTGAACAAAGTAGAGCGTGAAGCACCTGAGCTGCTGAGCCTGGTGAAAACATCACAAATCAACCTCGACAAGCGTAAGCTGAGTAATCATCGGGCTCGTGTGGCGCTGATGCTGGATATTTCGGGTTCCATGCAGGGCCTGTATAACTCCGGCAAGGTTCATGAGCTGGTCAAGCGGGTGATGCCGCTGGGACTGCAATTTGATGACGATGGTCAGATCGATGTGTTTGCCTTCGGATCCAACGCTCAAGAAATCGGCGAATATGGATTGTCGAACTACAAAGAGTGTGTTCCTGACATTTTGCGCAAGACACGCTTCTCCGGCACTCGCTACGATAAGGCACTGGAATTGTTGCTGTCCCGTTATAAGGGTTCAACAATGCCGGTCTACGTCATGTTTGTAACTGACGGCGAAACTGAAAATAAATCAGAAAGTGAACGACTCGTTCGTGAACTTTCAAAAGAGCAAATTTTCCTTCAGTTCATTGGCCTTGGAGAAGACATTTCGCCTGAAACTCAACCAAAGAAAGCCAAGGGTTTCTTTGGCCGACTTACTGCTTCGTTTACAACTTCGTTTGAGTTCTTGTCGAAGTTGGACGATCTGAGTGGGCGTGCAGTTGATAACGCCAACTTCTTCGCGATCATGGATCCAACATCCGTCTCTGATGAGCGTCTGTATGAGCTGCTGATGAACGAGTATCCGCAATGGCTCGAAGCGGCCAAAGCTAAAGGCATTGTTCGCTAAGGTAAGTAACGAAAAAAGACCAGCATTGCTGGTCTTTTTTTTGTGTGAAAAACGGCGACAAACCCTGTCAATGGCTAATTTTGTTCTAAAAATGGACTTTTTTAACGTTTGATCTATAATCCAACGGCTTTATAGCTTGGAGATCAAGATGACCTTTGTAGACACCATACTGTGCCTGTGCCTTGCCATGCAGATTCATGGAACAGACAAGGCAGTGCGCATGACTGCTAAAAGGTGCCTGCCTGGCCTAGAGGGTGAAGACAGGAGGCTGGTTAGTCAATTCATTAACAGCAAACACCCCATGAAAACGGTTAAAGCCTTTGTTGTTAGTATTCCCGAACACATTCTGAAAATGGGTGCAGTCGAGCCTGGCATGTCACCCATCCCCTTCGCCAAGAAGACGTTGCCGCTCCCAGTGAAAGCAAATTAATTAAAGATCACTGCAATATGTAAAGTAGTGATCGATACCTTTAAATATCTATGCTCTGTGAAATAATCTTTCTTTTGATTTCTGGGGCTACGTGCGGAACCAGGATATCTGCTTTTTCTGGAAAAGCTTCAAGAAGCGTATTAAAAGCATCTTCGTTTTTTGCAAGACCGCATAGCTCGTCAAAGTCAAATGTCCTAAGCAAAGCTGTGTACATTGGTTGACTTCTCCGCCTCAACGCATATTGGAAAGCTTGCACAGCAGAGTCAGGTCTTTCTTCCATGCA contains the following coding sequences:
- a CDS encoding VWA domain-containing protein: MAISLDKIEREAPELLSLVKTSKINLDKHQLTDHTARVALVLDISGSMEELYRSGKVDELVKRALPLGLQFDDDGQIDVFAFGSKAFDAGEYGLSNYKSCVKTIVKDYGLNHATYYETALSMIEKKYKGTKLPVYVMFVTDGDTDEKAKVERVIRSLSKQPIFIQFIGIGTSIEPDQKGGQTSSGKKPGFLSRLFGAGSSSSSSGSRSFSGGFDFLSSLDDMDGREVDNVNFFAIKHPTSVTDERLYELLMNEYPQWLKAARAKGILR
- a CDS encoding VWA domain-containing protein, giving the protein MAIDLNKVEREAPELLSLVKTSQINLDKRKLSNHRARVALMLDISGSMQGLYNSGKVHELVKRVMPLGLQFDDDGQIDVFAFGSNAQEIGEYGLSNYKECVPDILRKTRFSGTRYDKALELLLSRYKGSTMPVYVMFVTDGETENKSESERLVRELSKEQIFLQFIGLGEDISPETQPKKAKGFFGRLTASFTTSFEFLSKLDDLSGRAVDNANFFAIMDPTSVSDERLYELLMNEYPQWLEAAKAKGIVR